The segment CATCATACAATTTGAAAATAAGTTGCTCGCCTTCGATTTCACCAATAATTGTAAAGTACCAAACCCCATTCGTTCTTACTCCGACAGAGCGACAATTTCCGGAAAGATCAAAAACTCCGACTTCATATTTTTCAGGATTGCTAATTTCTGATTCGCCCAGATATATCTCAGTCATAGCGATCATATTGAAGGGGGTTCCGCTCATCAGTTCCCAACCAGCAGAATTTGATATAACGATAGTGCTGACAGAGGAAGCCGTACGATTTGCAGAATTCGCTGGAAATGTCAAATTTTCCTCTTCCGTCATACATATTTTGTAGGCTTTTTGGGGTTCCAGCTGAGTCAAGTCTCCAAACCATCCCGCATCATAAACAGCAGATTGGGTTTGCGTTTTTATGCACGTTGCTTTGCTGCTGATGCTCGCAAGAGCTACGGAAATCTCATTTGCAGTTTTGGGAAGATAGGCTATCCAGTTCCAACTTGTGGAAAGATCTAGCGGGGATACGATAGGATTTATTGCTTTGCCGACATAAGTAAAATCATCATAAGAATTGTGCATATTTACAAGATATCCGTCACCTTCTGAAAGGTTTACCAAGCCGCCTACCCAACCACCCGGATTAAAGTAAGTATAGGACTGAGTTCGATTTTTTACTTGATAAATATCTGCGGGAGTAAGTTCGTTGAATACTGTACTTGTGGCAGTGTTTCCCGGAGTCGAATTGAAAGAAATCCAGTTCCAATCTTCGGTTAAGTCAAATTGCAAAGTATCATTCTCGGAAGGTAAGGTGAAATCGGCAGCAGTGTAATCACAAGTATCGGGATCATCATAGAAAAATATGGATTCATTACAAGTGTAGAGGCTATCATCTTCGGAGTTATATAATTTAAAATTGATCGTCTCTGTAGTTGAATTATCATTGCTAACTATTGTAATATACCAATAACCATCGAGACTGTAATAATGTAAATCAGTACACCATAAAGGATGATTTCCGGTATGCCATTCTGCAATTCCACGATAATCCGTAGCGCTTGCCGGTCCGATTGCTACCATTTGTGTATTTGGATCTGTCCCCAAAACAAATTCACCATTCTGGGAGGTGGTTGCATAATAGGTGGTTACAAATTGAGTTCCGGGAATCACATTCCAATTTATCAATGTCATATCAACATCCTCGGTAGCTTGGTCAGAATAAACTTCCACATCTTCAATAGTAATGGAGGTATATTCGTCCAGAGCTGCCGTAACATCGTAAGTACCGTTTAGGAGCGTTAAAACATAATCGCCGTTTGCATCAGGATGACAAGAAGTAGTATCAGCCGAAACAGTTACATCTTCCACATTTCCCGTTCCATCTATTAGGGTAATAGTTCCGGTTACATCACCCTCAAATTTAATCAGTTGCAATACAAAATCCTGATCGGTTGTTTGCTGGGTTGGTTCTACAGGTACATTTACTATGGTCGAATCTGAATAACCGGCTAAAGTGGCAACCACATCGTAAGTTCCGGAAATAATTTCGATTGTGTATTCATAGTATAGGAAAATATCATTAAAGTCATATACTCTATAGGGATTCACGGTTTCATCACCCGCAGTAATTTCAGCTTCCAAAACATTTCCTATTCCTTCGTCTATATCAACTTTTCCAATAATTTCTCCGGGTTGAGGAGGAGACAGAGTAACATCCTGGGTTATTAATTGGTTTGAAACCACGAGATTTGTATATGTTTTGGTTACATATCCGCTTAAACTTACCACAAGATCATAAGTTTCTGCTTCAAGATTTAAAAGATAATTACCGGAAGCGTCCGGGTTGGCTGTCGAAATAGTATCGCCGGTCGAGGATAGGGTTGCAATTAGCAAAGCATCTTCAACGCTTCCCGAACCACCGTTCAGGGTTACAACTCCGGTAATACCGGTTTGGTGATAAGAATACATTCCCATATCAGCTCTTGTACCATCCGGATCAAGGGATGTGTCCGGATCACCCGTGTCAATGCACGGAGATTTTGTGGAATCCGGGGTAGGCATATTTGCCCAGGTAAGATGGAAGTTACCGGCACTGGCATTTGCAAAAAGAGGGTTAGAATCTATGCAACCCGTGCCAAAATAGCTTTGTCCTGTTCCACCGTAAATATCCGAATAAGTTGCAGTTACATTTCCGGAAGAAACGGTATAAATACCATTAAGAGGGCTCCCGTTCCAGACAACAGAATTATTGATTGAGAAAGATGAATTATACAAGCAGGCAAGATTTGAACCATCTGAGGCAGCAATATTGTAGGCAGTTGTTACATGATCTAAACTAACAGAAGAATTGTTGTAAGCACAAATTGCGCCACCATGCCATTCTGTAGTATTGCCATAAATCAATACTTTTGAGATGGTGGGACTTGATGCGATGCAGATAATACCACCACCGTCATAAGTAGCAGTATTGTTAAATATTTTCAGGTTGTCGAGTTTCGGATCAGAATCATTAAGGAAAATACCACCTCCATAACTATCGGATGCGTTTCCGTTTGTGATTGAAAATCCGGTCAGCCTTGCGGTTGTGTCACAGCTTGTAAAGATAAAAACACCGGCAGTCTGACTTCCATCAATTATTGTGGAGTCCAAATAACTTGTGTCTTGGGTAGTGATGAAGAGAGAAGCAATAGTGATATTTTTTGTGCAAGTGAGATTTTCTACATAAGTACCCGGGTGAACCAACACAGTATCTCCGGCAATCGCTGCATCAATGCCGAGTTGGATCGTTGCTTGATCATCCGGAACCTCAATTATGGTTCCAAATAATACACTGCTACTTAAAAGTAGCGTTACAAATACGGTTAAGCATAGATTTCTTTTCATTGTTCCTCCAATGATATTAGTTATTTTTTTTTGATTAACTTCGGTATTATGAAAAACGTTTTTATTCAATGTTGCTCCTTTCTATGGGCTTATTTGTACAATTTTCAACCCGTCATTGTCTGACAAAAATGCGTAACTACCGGACAAACAGATTGAATTTGGTTGGGTTATCATCTCATAAATTCCTAGTATAAACGGATTAGTTGGCTCTGAAACATCCACAACGATCAAACCAACTTCCGTATCTGCGATAAAAATATAATTTCCTTGGGCTTGAACACTTTTTGCAAAAACACCTGTCTGACAATTTGAAACCGAGGTTGGATTATTCGGATCTGAAATATCAATAATTTCCAGCCCACTTTCACCATTAGCCAAATATGCATAATTTCCCTCTACAAAAATATCCTGAGCAGTTCCGGAAAAAGGCAAATTCCCGACTTGTGCGGGATTTTGCACGTCGGATATATCCACAACAGCCAAACCACCATTCAATCCTGTGGCAACATAAGCATAATTATTTTGGATGCAAAGACTTTTTGCATCCCCGCCGACATCCAAACTTGTGATAAGATGCGGAGGACCGGAAACAATAATTACCGAAAGCCCGATTTCACCATCGGCAATAAAGGCAAAACCGTCTGAAATTACTACATCGTTATGGACACCAGCCGTTTGACAACTTTCGACCAAATTAAGGCTATCAATATTTGTAATATCAATAATATTAAAACCACCATTGCGATTTGTAGCATAAGCATAATTTTCATTTGCAAAAACAGAAATAGTCCTATCCGGCAGAGGAAAAGTGGTTACAAGGCTCGGTGAACTTGGGTTTACACAGTCCGTTACTACCAAACCATTGTAATTATCTGCTATAAAAGCATATCTTTCAAAAGAGTTTCGGCTGAGCACAAAAACCTGATTGGAATTCCCAACAGTGCCTATTGAACCGGTAAGATTCAGATGAATATTTATCTGCTCCTCATTGCTGTAACAAGAATAAAATGTAGTGTCATTTTCTACATGAAAAGCCCGAACTCGATAAGCAAAAGTTCCGCAGGGAAATGTAATATCGTCCACATAAGAAGTGGTGTTGCTTGGGATAGTTATCAAATCTTGTATCCAATCCTGTTCGCCGATTTTCCTATCAATGAGAAAGCCGTCTTCATTCGAACTGCTGTCATTCCAGCAGATTTCAATCTTATTATTATCAAGAACAGATAGTTGCAAATTTGTGGGAGCCATCAAGTTGGGGATAATTTGATTTTGGGCAGGTTCGGAGGAATTATCTCCGGTAAATGCTGAAACCCGGTATGAAACCGGCTCGAAAAGAAGAGTGCTGTCTTCAAACGAATGCGAATCGGAACCGAGAATTTTGTAACTATTTTCCCAGTTATCATTTCCTATTTTTTTATCAATCACATATCCTTCTTCACCCTCACAATTATCTTGCCAGTTCAGCTGCAAAGTGAATTGAGAAGGTTGAGTAATGATCAAATCGGTGGGCTTTGTAATTTCGGAAAAATAGGCGACAATGTTTGAATAGGAGGAAAATTCGTTTTTGGTTTGATTATACGCTCTAACTTTATAGGCGTAAATCAAAGAATCCGATGTATTTATATTATCAATAAAAATTTTTGTAGAAATGGTTGCATAAAATTCATACCACGAAGTTGCTCCGGTTTTCTTTGCCAGAATAAAACTGATAGTATCATCGGAAGAAGTGATGTAATCCCAAGTTAATTTCACAGTACTATCATTTATCTTCGGTTCTAGCTTAAGATTTGATGGCATTTCAACATCCGGAGGAGCGGTTAATTTTCCACCGCATCCCCAAAACAGGATACTGATGAAAAGAAAAAAGAAGCAGAATAATTGTTTGCCTTTCGTTACTATGTGATCCTTGGTAGAAAAATTCGACGCAGAAGAACGCAGGTAGGAGTGATTAACACTGATATTTTTATAATAATTTATCATGCGTTCGTCTGCTTGATCAGTGTTCATCTGTGTTCTATCCTTAGAAATAATCTTATTCATTTTTTTCCTTTAAAAAAGATTTTTGTAATGAATCCATTTTCTTATTTTTTGCCTTTTCATTTTGGATTATTTTTTCAGTGGAAAGCTGATCTCTGTTTCTTTTATGCGGATCAATTATTTCTGCTTTAATGATTATGATCAACTCTCTAACCGTTTTTTGTTTCTTGCTATATCCCGTAAGATAGCGAAGTCCAAAAACCCACCAAGGTAAATCCTTTAGCAGAGGAATACCACTTCTCGTTGTGGTAAAATCCGTATCATAAAGTCCGCCAATCACAGTCTCTTCACCGTGGAAAAGAATCAATTCGGTTTGTGATTCGCTTTTGTGAACAACAGTGCTCAAATCACCCGGCACAGCAGAACTCTTTTCTACTGTGGCAGTAAGATATACGCATTCGTGTTCCCCCTTGCCGATAATTGTGGGCTTTACTTTCATTATTATTCCGGTTGA is part of the Candidatus Cloacimonadota bacterium genome and harbors:
- a CDS encoding T9SS type A sorting domain-containing protein; this translates as MKRNLCLTVFVTLLLSSSVLFGTIIEVPDDQATIQLGIDAAIAGDTVLVHPGTYVENLTCTKNITIASLFITTQDTSYLDSTIIDGSQTAGVFIFTSCDTTARLTGFSITNGNASDSYGGGIFLNDSDPKLDNLKIFNNTATYDGGGIICIASSPTISKVLIYGNTTEWHGGAICAYNNSSVSLDHVTTAYNIAASDGSNLACLYNSSFSINNSVVWNGSPLNGIYTVSSGNVTATYSDIYGGTGQSYFGTGCIDSNPLFANASAGNFHLTWANMPTPDSTKSPCIDTGDPDTSLDPDGTRADMGMYSYHQTGITGVVTLNGGSGSVEDALLIATLSSTGDTISTANPDASGNYLLNLEAETYDLVVSLSGYVTKTYTNLVVSNQLITQDVTLSPPQPGEIIGKVDIDEGIGNVLEAEITAGDETVNPYRVYDFNDIFLYYEYTIEIISGTYDVVATLAGYSDSTIVNVPVEPTQQTTDQDFVLQLIKFEGDVTGTITLIDGTGNVEDVTVSADTTSCHPDANGDYVLTLLNGTYDVTAALDEYTSITIEDVEVYSDQATEDVDMTLINWNVIPGTQFVTTYYATTSQNGEFVLGTDPNTQMVAIGPASATDYRGIAEWHTGNHPLWCTDLHYYSLDGYWYITIVSNDNSTTETINFKLYNSEDDSLYTCNESIFFYDDPDTCDYTAADFTLPSENDTLQFDLTEDWNWISFNSTPGNTATSTVFNELTPADIYQVKNRTQSYTYFNPGGWVGGLVNLSEGDGYLVNMHNSYDDFTYVGKAINPIVSPLDLSTSWNWIAYLPKTANEISVALASISSKATCIKTQTQSAVYDAGWFGDLTQLEPQKAYKICMTEEENLTFPANSANRTASSVSTIVISNSAGWELMSGTPFNMIAMTEIYLGESEISNPEKYEVGVFDLSGNCRSVGVRTNGVWYFTIIGEIEGEQLIFKLYDALNETEYSSENQITFSKDSIEGSSDSPFAVHFEGNENSIEKFVLYNASPNPFKASTEINYQIAEPVKVSISIYNILGQKVRTLINEEVNTGIYSGTWNGEDSFGNAVPNGIYFYKIETNKFSSVKKLLKLN